The Helianthus annuus cultivar XRQ/B chromosome 16, HanXRQr2.0-SUNRISE, whole genome shotgun sequence genome includes a window with the following:
- the LOC118488231 gene encoding uncharacterized protein LOC118488231: MSEEHQEAPASEEGPVPVLRWDLGLFEQIVRSFRFPPEWDVRYPAQGQTAADAPPGYITLFEDFFLQGNFRLPATNFFGSILSYYKFHISQLSPPGMVRVRHFEFLCQSHGIEPTVNKFRVFYQLQRTMGFFSFASRGTAKKILLNPPKSFHDWKPKFFFIREEVLPIAMPFREWTEVIPKEDLPIPKSAQWYQRLTATPNRVFGENVLVAAKMSDQWSPSSRELPVLKIGDQETQLYQAAFPAFGGSMGVRPLRDDEEGWYDQIKGNFMLPAADAFASPPDATEGVLRDLGVDPEEKKKKPSKKKKKADVEVTSKGPGASRATTAAVKAMGKTGAGGSKGSGSAGSRNPDADATPSQPEDEEEEEEETAPLIGRKRGRSEATTGMASAPVSVVIPVVGKKSKLRSLYQFSPEIKKKTPEKGVKFVEPSTKRPKVATEPSDSAARDAAKTAEAQQKAEEDRRKEESRIAAQKKAEELKRKEEEEKKRKEEEERKLEAERKRKAEEERKLREEADRQRKAEEARKERAADQSSVQGQSGVPKPPPAAPIVTSKGLGRYVSSGASSGGAGGYNPNVIGAKDTVGDIYYKTYTEEERGDAPHQAPWSLRQKDTFVEFGPSRDWYLNQFTPGEVNRQKAKPHEMLYRTYILAEANARSANHQIVREWRTMVRERADWEAYRERVLKRVGEFEKAKATFDEEKAKFEADRKAEEWGREGLQKKLHNVEEQLAKEKAEFKRICAQDNERAYAARQKIVGLEAKIAELTSKVEEAQVETAAKQQMEVELSEAKVQLSTKDKDLQAKDVEIAELKRRLDEQIDRCESLEIDLEAEKVKAIDAEEARAVSTAALNVAQTNYSEAQGIVDTLVSEAEWMRTRGIVLVANSILNAGELDRAVAALTDAARAVGHRGGYLECADHVERMLGQEFDTSHCSVTEQADAALASAENSYDNLSLPIMDLVVSALKKDDWCQRLKAILDPPITVESSDEEAAGDDGGGDDDGDDGEGNEDDDGEKKEDK, translated from the exons ATGAGCGAAGAACATCAAGAAGCTCCTGCTAGTGAGGAGGGGCCAGTCCCAGTCCTGAGATGGGACTTAGGTTTATTCGAACAGATCGTTCGAAGTTTTAGGtttccaccggagtgggatgTCCGGTACCCTGCTCAGGGTCAGACCGCGGCTGATGCCCCACCCGGTTACATTACTTTGTTCGAAGACTTCTTCCTTCAAGGAAACTTCCGGCTGCCGGCGACTAACTTCTTTGGTAGCATATTGTCCTACTACAAGTTTCATATCTCACAGTTAAGCCCACCTGGGATGGTGAGGGTGAGGCACTTTGAGTTCTTGTGTCAATCCCACGGCATTGAGCCGACGGTGAATAAGTTTCGTGTCTTCTATCAACTGCAAAGAAcaatggggttcttttcttttgCTAGCCGTGGTACGGCTAAGAAGATTTTGTTGAATCCTCCcaagagtttccatgactggaaacccAAGTTCTTCTTCATCCGGGAGGAAGTCTTGCCAATAGCTATGCCGTTTAGGGAATGGACCGAGGTTATACCAAAGGAGGACCTTCCTATACCGAAGTCTGCTCAGTGGTATCAGCGGCTTACCGCAACCCCTAACCGGGTATTTGGGGAGAATGTTCTGGTTGCTGCcaagatgagtgaccagtggtcacctaGTAGCAGGGAACTCCCGGTCTTGAAGATCGGGGATCAAG AGACGCAACTCTATCAGGCTGCCTTCCCAGCCTTTGGTGGCTCCATGGGCGTTCGCCCTCTGCGCGATGATGAGGAAGGCTGGTATGACCAGATAAAGGGGAACTTCATGCTTCCTGCTGCTGACGCCTTCGCCTCGCCGCCGGATGCAACTGAAG gtgtgttgcgcgatcTGGGGGTTGAcccagaggagaagaagaagaaaccttcgaagaagaaaaagaaggcgGATGTTGAAGTGACCAGCAAGGGTCCTGGCGCCAGTCGCGCAACTACTGCTGCTGTCAAAG CTATGGGAAAGACTGGCGCTGGTGGGTCAAAGGgctctgggagcgcgggttctcgtaacccgGATGCTGACGCAACTCCATCTCAACCtgaggatgaagaagaagaggaagaagagactGCCCCGTTGATTGGAAGAAAGAGGGGTAGAAGCGAGGCGACAACTGGTATGGCCTCTGCGCCTGTTTCagttgttattcccgttgttgGGAAGAAGAGCAAGTTGCGCTCGTTATACCAGTTTTCTCCTG agatcaagaagaagacccctgaaaagGGGGTTAAGTTTGTTGAACCCAGCACGAAAAGACCTAAGGTTGCCACTGAACCTTCCGATTCTGCTGCGCGTGATGCTGCGAAAACTGCTGAAGCGCAGCAAAAGGCAGAAGAGGATCGGAGGAAAGAAGAGAGTAGGATTGCTGCGCAGAAGAAGGCTGAAGAGCTAAAGCgcaaagaagaggaagagaaaaagaggaaggaggaggaggagagaaAGCTGGAGGCGGAGAGGAAGAGAAAAGCGGAAGAGGAGAGAAAGCTGAGGGAGGAGGCGGATAGGCAGAGGAAGGCGGAAGAGGCGAGGAAAGAAAGAGCTGCCGATCAGTCTTCTGTTCAAGGGCAGTCTGGTGTCCCAAAACCTCCCCCCGCTGCGCCGATTGTTACTTCTAAGGGGTTAGGGCGCTATGTGTCTAGTGGTGCAAGCTCTGGAGGAGCTGGGGGCTATAACCCCAATGTGATAGGTGCGAAGGATACCGTCGGGGATATATATTACAAAACTTATACTGAAGAGGAACGTGGTGATGCTCCTCATCAAGCCCCTTGGAGCTTAAGGCAGAAGGATACGTTTGTTGAATTTGGTCCTTCTCGCGATTGGTACTTGAACCAATTCACTCCTGGCGAAGTTAACCGTCAAAAGGCGAAGCCGCATGAAATGTTGTACCGCACTTACATTCTTGCCGAGGCCAACGCTCGATCTGCTAACCATCAGATAGTTCGTGAATGGCGAACAATGGTCAGAGAGCGCGCCGACTGGGAGGCTTACCGAGAACGTGTGCTAAAACGTGTTGGTGAATTTGAGAAGGCTAAGGCCACATTTGATGAGGAGAaagccaagtttgaggctgatAGGAAAGCTGAAGAGTGGGGTCGCGAGGGCCTGCAAAAGAAACTTCATAATGTGGAagagcaactggccaaggagaaggccgagttcaaGCGCATCTGCGCCCAGGACAACGAGCGCGCCTATGCGGCTCGACAAAAAATTGTTGGTCTTGAGGCTAAGATAGCGGAGCTGACATCGAAGGTGGAGGAAGCGCAGGTTGAGACAGCCGCTAAACAACAGATGGAG GTTGAGTTGTCTGAAGCTAAGGTTCAGCTGTCCACCAAGGACAAAGATCTCCAGGCCAAGGACGTTGAGATTGCGGAGCTCAAACGTCGCTTGGATGAACAAATCGACAGATGTGAGTCCCTGGAGATCGACCTTGAGGCAGAGAAGGTCAAGGCCATCGATgctgaggaggcgcgtgctgtCAGCACTGCGGCGCTTAACGTGGCTCAGACAAATTATTCTGAGGCCCAAGGCATTGTGGACACGCTTGTTTCTGAAGCAGAATGGATGCGCACTCGGGGAATAGTGCTG GTTGCCAATTCCATCTTGAACGCCGGCGAGCTAGATCGCGCTGTTGCTGCTCTTACGGATGCGGCGCGTGCAGTTGGTCATCGAGGAGGTTACCTGGAGTGTGCTGATCACGTTGAGCGAATGCTGGGACAAGAATTCGATACAAGTCATTGCTCAGTGACGGAACAAGCTGATGCTGCGCTGGCCAGTGCTGAGAACTCATATGACAACCTCTCCTTGCCCATCATGGACTTGGTTGTTAGTGCCTTAAAAAAGGATGATTGGTGTCAGCGCCTCAAGGCGATCCTTGATCCACCGATTACTGTTGAATCATCTGATGAGGAAGCAGCTGGTGATGATGGCGGAGGTGATGACGATGGCGACGATGGTGAGGGGaacgaagatgatgatggtgagaaGAAAGAAGACAAATAG